One genomic window of Solanum stenotomum isolate F172 chromosome 9, ASM1918654v1, whole genome shotgun sequence includes the following:
- the LOC125876977 gene encoding G-type lectin S-receptor-like serine/threonine-protein kinase At4g27290 isoform X1, whose product MKELLRESFHLFLLMYLYFVQRSIGATDTISTTHFLKDGDANITSPDGTFEMGFFSSGSSKNRYVGMWYKSLSVRTVVWVANREAPLTSGSGILKVIEPGRLVLLNDTNNVVWSTNTSTSVQNPIAQLLDSGNLVVKQAGDDNFLWQSFDHPTDTLLPGMKLGWNFLTDREVYLSSWKTQEDPAPGDYTYHCDPSGYPQNILKKGSNVVYRSGPWNGLHFSGTRNPRGSHLYKYEIISSKTQVYFGYKLISSVITRLILNQNGALKLWTWGDHVSDWIPQLSIPADNCDAYKLCGAYGTCNSQDFTVCRCLDRFVPNNSEAWKKRNWSGGCVRKTELNCLQGHRFLKYSHIKLPDTRNSWSDVTMTLEECKNTCSKNCSCMAYANPDIRNGGSGCLLWFEDLLDIKVVSDEGQDIYIRMAASEPDSLEKSDGKKRKVLFWILPLSVGLILVILSMLIFHRRRKKALQLKRKGRSGRNGNYKMDHSGNCEEEFEIPMFDLSTIMKATNNFSIDRKIGEGGFGPVYKGILEGREIAVKRLSRTSKQGEGEFKNEVLYVARLQHRNLVKILGCCSDGEEKMLIYEYLPNGSLDSFIFDDTQSKALDWPKRFHIINGIARGLMYLHQDSQLRIIHRDLKANNILLDKDMNPKISDFGLAKICEEDDIGAMTNRVVGTYGYLSPEYALYGKYSVKSDVFSFGILVLEIVSGKSNRKSCHPDYSFNLLGHAWNLYKEGRSTELLDECLGDSCSTYEVVRSIGVGLLCVQQCPEDRPNMSSVVLMLNNEGVLPLAKQPGFYIEGNAPSSGAFSSSQYAESTVTETPITILTAR is encoded by the exons ATGAAGGAATTGCTAAGGGAGAGTTTTCACTTATTCTTGctcatgtatttgtattttgttcAACGCAGCATTGGCGCTACAGATACCATAAGTACAACCCACTTTCTGAAAGATGGTGATGCCAATATTACTTCACCTGATGGAACCTTTGAAATGGGGTTTTTCAGTTCAGGTAGTTCCAAAAATCGCTACGTGGGTATGTGGTACAAAAGCTTATCTGTTAGGACAGTGGTGTGGGTTGCCAACAGAGAAGCTCCCTTGACCAGTGGGTCAGGTATCCTTAAGGTTATTGAGCCAGGACGTCTCGTCCTTCTCAATGACACTAACAATGTTGTATGGTCAACTAATACCTCTACATCTGTGCAGAATCCCATTGCACAGTTGCTGGATTCTGGGAATCTTGTTGTGAAACAAGCTGGTGATGATAATTTCCTTTGGCAGAGTTTTGATCACCCAACTGATACACTATTACCAGGCATGAAGCTTGGTTGGAACTTTTTAACTGACAGAGAGGTGTACTTGTCATCGTGGAAGACCCAAGAGGATCCAGCTCCAGGTGATTATACATATCACTGTGATCCTTCTGGATATCCACAGAACATCCTGAAGAAGGGGTCAAATGTTGTCTATCGATCAGGACCGTGGAATGGTCTTCATTTTAGTGGAACAAGAAACCCAAGAGGCAGTCATTTATACAAATATGAGATAATCTCAAGTAAGACACAGGTTTATTTTGGATATAAGCTCATATCTTCAGTTATCACAAGGTTGATACTAAATCAGAATGGTGCCCTAAAACTTTGGACTTGGGGTGATCATGTATCTGATTGGATCCCTCAACTCTCAATACCCGCAGATAACTGTGATGCTTACAAACTGTGTGGCGCATACGGGACTTGCAACAGTCAAGATTTTACTGTATGCAGATGCTTAGACAGATTTGTGCCCAACAATAGTGAAGCTTGGAAGAAGAGAAACTGGTCAGGTGGCTGTGTTCGGAAAACAGAACTAAATTGCCTTCAAGGACATAGATTTTTGAAGTATTCGCATATCAAATTGCCAGACACACGGAATTCCTGGTCCGATGTGACTATGACACTTGAAGAATGCAAGAATACCTGCTCTAAAAATTGCTCTTGTATGGCTTACGCAAATCCTGACATACGCAATGGAGGAAGTGGATGCTTGTTGTGGTTCGAGGATCTGCTTGACATTAAGGTGGTTTCCGATGAAGGTCAAGATATCTACATAAGAATGGCTGCTTCTGAACCAG ATAGTCTGGAGAAATCAgatggaaagaaaagaaaagtactTTTCTGGATTCTGCCATTATCAGTTGGTCTGATTCTGGTAATTCTTAGCATGTTGATCTTCCatagaagaaggaagaaggCTTTACAGCTCAAAAGGAAAG GTAGGTCGGGACGCAATGGCAACTACAAGATGGATCATAGTGGTAATTGTGAGGAAGAATTTGAGATACCAATGTTTGACTTATCTACCATAATGAAGGCTACCAATAACTTTTCAATAGACAGAAAGATTGGAGAGGGGGGCTTTGGACCGGTTTACAAG GGCATACTTGAAGGACGGGAAATAGCTGTCAAACGGTTGTCCAGAACTTCCAAACAAGGAGAAGGTGAGTTCAAGAATGAAGTTTTATATGTTGCAAGACTTCAGCACAGGAATCTGGTGAAGATTCTTGGTTGCTGCAGTGACGGGGAAGAAAAGATGTTGATCTATGAGTACTTGCCGAACGGGAGTCTTGATTCATTTATATTTG aTGACACACAAAGCAAGGCATTAGACTGGCCTAAGCGATTTCACATTATCAATGGTATAGCTCGGGGACTTATGTATCTGCATCAAGATTCTCAATTGAGAATAATTCACAGAGACCTGAAAGCTAATAACATTCTGCTAGACAAGGACATGAATCCAAAGATATCAGACTTCGGCTTGGCAAAAATATGTGAAGAGGATGACATTGGAGCCATGACAAACCGAGTAGTTGGAACATA TGGGTACCTCTCACCGGAATATGCTTTGTACGGGAAATACTCAGTAAAATCAGATGTATTTAGCTTTGGTATTTTAGTATTGGAAATTGTAAGTGGAAAAAGCAACAGAAAATCCTGTCATCCAGACTATAGCTTTAATCTACTTGGCCAt GCATGGAATCTCTATAAAGAAGGCAGGTCAACAGAACTACTTGATGAATGTCTAGGTGATTCTTGTTCAACATATGAAGTGGTACGATCAATCGGTGTTGGTCTATTATGTGTCCAGCAATGTCCTGAAGATCGTCCAAATATGTCTTCTGTGGTTCTGATGTTAAACAATGAAGGTGTGTTGCCGTTGGCTAAACAGCCAGGTTTTTACATAGAAGGAAATGCACCTAGTAGTGGTGCATTTTCTTCTAGCCAATATGCAGAGAGTACAGTGACTGAGACCCCTATCACAATACTAACTGCCCGATAG
- the LOC125876978 gene encoding G-type lectin S-receptor-like serine/threonine-protein kinase At4g27290, producing the protein MKRFIFFYFCSSNIVSFLFIFSTALDTISNDNPIKDGHTIVSAGGNFELGFFSPGNSKNRYIGIWYNNLPKGREVVWVANRVNPLNDTSGILTASSKGIVLLNGNQDVIWSSNSSKRLMNPVAQLLDTGNLVLKDDSLVNQKDYAWQSFDYPDSTLLPGMKLGLNLVTGKYWTMSSWKSSDDPSPGEYLDRLDTSGYPQFFVWEGPAIKFSSGIWNGHLFVGGPNLKPNPYYTFEFVNNDKEIYYKYELINTSLPTRLVLNPAGLLQRLLWIERNQNWFLYSTGQMDNCDRYALCGQFARCNINDSPPCDCLRGFQPKNQQGWDAADWSSGCVRRTPLTCGTSDRFLKYSSVKLPDTRHSWFDKSIGLEECQMLCLKNCSCTAYSNLDVKNGGSGCLLWFNELVDIREYAELDQDLYVRMAASELGSGYMGNTRISVIAIILTVSAIILVGFLFWFAMQRKKGERGVGEGEGKEDMELPLFDVMTVSAATNNFSSANIIGEGGFGSVYRGKLSTGPEIAVKKLSKHSGQGFEELKNEVVLISKLQHRNLVRLLGCCLEGEERMLIYEYMPNNSLDFFIFDECRKKQLPWENRFRIAMGISRGILYLHQDSRLRIIHRDLKTSNILLDSELNPKISDFGLARIIGGDQNEARTKRVIGTYGYMSPEYAVDGKFSVKSDVFSLGVLLLEIVSGRKNRTFHHPDHHHSLIGHAWLLWNKGKALELIDDCLKESFVESQVLRCVHVALLCVQRLTDERPTMSSVVFMLSHEEVALPQPKEPGFFIERSIAETDDSNEKRCISDNVLTLTILQPR; encoded by the exons ATGAAACGCtttatctttttctatttctgtTCCTCTAATATAGTGTCATTTCTATTCATATTTTCCACTGCTTTAGACACTATATCGAACGATAACCCCATCAAAGATGGACATACCATAGTTTCAGCTGGTGGAAACTTTGAGCTTGGATTTTTCAGCCCTGGAAATTCCAAGAATCGGTATATCGGTATATGGTACAACAATTTACCTAAAGGCAGAGAAGTAGTGTGGGTTGCCAATAGAGTGAACCCACTGAATGACACTTCTGGCATATTAACAGCCAGTAGCAAAGGGATTGTACTACTCAATGGAAACCAAGATGTGATTTGgtcatcaaattcatcaaaacgTTTGATGAATCCAGTGGCTCAGCTTTTGGACACTGGAAATCTTGTCTTAAAAGATGACAGTTTGGTAAATCAAAAAGACTATGCTTGGCAGAGTTTTGATTATCCAGACAGTACTTTGTTACCTGGCATGAAATTAGGCCTTAACTTGGTCACGGGCAAGTATTGGACTATGTCGTCGTGGAAGAGCAGTGATGATCCTTCTCCAGGAGAATATTTGGATCGCCTCGACACCAGTGGTTATCCTCAATTCTTTGTGTGGGAAGGCCCTGCAATAAAGTTTAGCTCAGGAATATGGAATGGACATTTATTTGTTGGAGGACCAAATTTGAAACCAAATCCTTATTATACATTTGAGTTTGTGAACAATGACAAGGAGATCTACTATAAATATGAGCTTATCAATACTTCTCTTCCTACCAGGTTGGTCTTGAATCCAGCAGGCCTGCTTCAACGACTCTTGTGGATCGAACGGAACCAGAACTGGTTCCTTTACTCCACTGGACAGATGGATAATTGTGATCGTTATGCCTTGTGTGGTCAATTTGCGCGGTGCAACATCAATGACTCACCTCCATGTGATTGTTTGAGAGGATTTCAGCCTAAAAATCAACAAGGATGGGATGCAGCAGATTGGTCTAGTGGGTGTGTACGAAGAACTCCGTTGACATGTGGGACAAGTGACAGGTTTCTAAAGTATTCTAGTGTGAAATTGCCAGATACACGCCATTCCTGGTTTGACAAAAGCATTGGCCTAGAGGAATGCCAAATGCTGTGTCTGAAAAACTGTTCGTGTACAGCATATTCCAATCTTGATGTTAAAAATGGCGGGAGTGGGTGCTTACTTTGGTTTAATGAACTCGTTGATATCAGGGAATATGCTGAACTTGATCAAGATCTCTATGTAAGGATGGCTGCATCAGAATTAG GTTCAGGCTATATGGGAAACACAAGAATATCAGTCATTGCAATTATATTAACAGTTTCAGCAATCATCCTTGTTGGTTTTCTATTTTGGTTTGCTATGCAGAGAAAGAAAGGGGAAAGAG GAgtaggagaaggagaaggaaagGAAGATATGGAATTACCTTTGTTTGATGTGATGACTGTTTCTGCTGCAACTAATAATTTCTCATCTGCTAATATCATTGGAGAGGGTGGTTTTGGATCTGTTTATCGG GGAAAACTATCAACAGGACCAGAAATAGCAGTAAAGAAGCTCTCCAAACATTCCGGACAAGGttttgaagagttgaagaatGAAGTTGTTCTGATTTCCAAACTTCAGCATAGAAATCTAGTTAGGCTTCTAGGCTGTTGTCTTGAAGGAGAAGAAAGGATGCTAATTTATGAATATATGCCAAACAATAGCTTGGACTTCTTCATCTTTG ATGAATGCAGGAAGAAACAACTTCCCTGGGAAAATCGTTTTCGTATTGCAATGGGAATATCAAGGGGCATTCTTTATCTTCACCAGGACTCCAGATTAAGGATCATACACAGAGATCTAAAGACCAGCAACATTTTACTGGACAGTGAATTGAATCCCAAAATTTCTGACTTTGGACTGGCTAGGATTATTGGTGGTGACCAAAACGAAGCAAGAACAAAGCGAGTAATAGGGACATA TGGCTATATGTCTCCAGAATACGCAGTTGATGGGAAATTTTCAGTGAAATCAGATGTCTTCAGTCTTGGTGTTCTTCTACTAGAAATAGTCAGCGGAAGAAAGAACAGAACATTTCATCATCCAGATCACCATCATAGTCTTATAGGACAT GCTTGGTTATTATGGAATAAAGGGAAGGCTTTGGAACTAATCGATGATTGTTTAAAAGAATCGTTTGTGGAATCCCAAGTCCTAAGATGTGTTCATGTGGCACTGTTATGTGTTCAACGACTAACAGATGAAAGACCAACAATGTCATCCGTGGTTTTCATGTTGAGCCATGAAGAAGTGGCATTACCTCAACCAAAGGAGCCTGGTTTCTTCATAGAGAGAAGTATAGCTGAAACAGATGATTCAAATGAGAAAAGATGTATCAGTGACAATGTTTTGACATTAACAATTCTTCAACCAAGATAG
- the LOC125876982 gene encoding uncharacterized protein LOC125876982, producing the protein MAMLQRFLLLCIFFISASAAKVQTKVTDNPADELVAAVNSNRTANKLSSLYSNPGLACLALQYIKAYGGDCKVVGGPDGKKPAESEFAQEFAPNCGVQASSLAQITGRFLACQSKYAEPSEAFNDILIRNTKSLDILYSKNHTEVGAAVSGSGGGGPYFWCVLFSNGKPKSSFSTGGVEPKISRPGCFSGSNDQCSGANSLSQTIYLWTITVGASVVLLYALGV; encoded by the exons ATGGCAATGCTTCAaaggtttcttcttctttgcatTTTCTTCATCTCAGCGTCTGCTGCTAAAGTTCAAA CCAAAGTAACTGATAATCCTGCTGATGAGCTGGTAGCTGCCGTTAATAGTAACAGAACTGCGAATAAATTATCCTCCTTATACAGTAACCCTGGCTTGGCATGCTTGGCTCTGCAATATATAAAAGCATACGGAGGTGATTGTAAAGTAGTTGGAGGGCCAGATGGAAAGAAACCTGCTGAATCTGAATTCGCCCAAGAATTTGCCCCTAACTGTGGTGTGCAGGCGTCATCGCTTGCTCAAATTACTGGAAGATTTCTCGCATGTCAATCCAAGTATGCCGAACCTTCTGAAGCATTCAATGATATTCTTATAAGAAATACCAAGAGTTTGGATATTCTCTATAGCAAGAATCACACTGAGGTTGGTGCTGCTGTGAGTGGCTCCGGTGGTGGTGGCCCCTATTTCTGGTGTGTACTCTTCAGCAATGGCAAACCAAAGAGTAGCTTTTCCACAGGGGGAGTAGAGCCTAAGATAAGTAGACCTGGATGCTTCAGTGGTTCTAATGACCAATGCAGTGGTGCTAattctttgtctcaaaccatataTCTTTGGACAATCACTGTAGGAGCTTCCGTTGTACTGCTTTATGCCTTAGGAGTATAA
- the LOC125876981 gene encoding G-type lectin S-receptor-like serine/threonine-protein kinase At1g11410 yields MKDESSKKGKFEIPLFDLSTIAKATNNFSIDRKIGEGGFGPVYKGILEGQEIAVKRLSRTSTQGENEFKNEVIYIAKLQHRNLVKILGCCIEDEEKILIYEYLHNGSLDSFIFDDTQSKVLDWPKRFHIINSIAQGVMYLHQDSQLRIIHRDLKANNILLDRDMNPKISDFGLAKICEEDDIGAQTNRVIGTYGYLSPEYALHGLYSVKSDVFSFGILVLEQCPEDRPSMSSVVVMLNNEGVLPQAKQPGFYIERNSNEEEFSLNQNANVTVSDNPITILDPR; encoded by the exons ATGAAAGACGAATCAAGCAAGAAAGGCA AATTTGAAATACCATTGTTTGATTTATCAACCATAGCAAAGGCAACCAATAACTTTTCAATAGACAGAAAGATTGGAGAAGGGGGCTTTGGACCTGTTTACAAG GGCATACTTGAAGGACAGGAAATAGCTGTCAAGCGGTTGTCTAGAACTTCCACACAAGGAGAAAATGAGTTCAAGAACGAAGTTATATATATTGCTAAACTTCAGCATAGGAATCTGGTGAAGATTCTTGGCTGCTGcattgaagatgaagaaaaaatattgatcTATGAGTACTTGCATAACGGGAGTCTTGATTCATTCATATTTG ATGACACACAAAGCAAGGTACTAGACTGGCCTAAGCGATTTCACATTATCAACAGTATAGCTCAGGGAGTTATGTATCTGCATCAAGATTCACAATTGAGAATAATTCACAGAGACCTGAAAGCTAACAACATTCTGCTAGACAGGGACATGAACCCAAAGATATCAGACTTCGGCTTGGCAAAGATATGTGAAGAGGATGACATTGGAGCCCAGACAAACCGAGTTATTGGAACATA CGGGTACCTCTCACCAGAATATGCATTGCATGGGCTATACTCAGTAAAATCGGATGTATTTAGTTTTGGTATCTTAGTACTTG AACAATGTCCTGAAGATCGTCCAAGTATGTCGTCTGTTGTTGTCATGCTAAACAATGAAGGTGTATTACCACAGGCAAAACAGCCAGGTTTTTACATAGAAAGAAATTCGAATGAAGAGGAATTCTCTTTAAACCAAAATGCAAATGTTACAGTGAGTGACAACCCAATCACAATATTAGATCCCAGGTAG